One genomic segment of Polyangiaceae bacterium includes these proteins:
- a CDS encoding EscU/YscU/HrcU family type III secretion system export apparatus switch protein: MAEHDDSEKTEEATPERRRKAREEGQFPKSKDAGAVAASFAVLLGLLAFGEDIAASLRHFASMCFSQTEELTQGSFQRVGQMAVGVLALASLPLAAVAAVAAIGMGFAEAGYMPRSELIAPKWSRLEPLGKLKNLFSPVSGATNTLLSLARVGVVGAVAYSVCADAFPKLSRLSRAPLAGGVAAVVDVASRLALWASVALAVLAAVDYVQAWFKHEKQIRMSRQEIKDEFKQQEGDPRVKGRQRAKARELVRRNIAKELKTADVVVTNPTHVAVALRYRPQEGAPVVVAKGYDEVAQYIKKLAKEFDVPTVENVPLARGLADRVRVGKTIPMDLYAAVAEVLAFVYRLRGRGRRA, from the coding sequence ATGGCAGAGCATGACGACAGCGAAAAAACAGAGGAGGCAACCCCAGAACGGCGGCGCAAGGCGCGCGAAGAAGGTCAGTTCCCGAAGAGCAAAGATGCCGGCGCCGTGGCGGCGTCCTTCGCCGTCTTGTTGGGGCTTTTGGCATTCGGTGAGGACATCGCGGCTTCCCTGCGTCACTTCGCGAGCATGTGCTTCAGCCAGACCGAAGAGTTGACCCAGGGCAGCTTCCAACGTGTAGGGCAGATGGCCGTCGGCGTGCTGGCCTTGGCGTCGCTACCCTTGGCCGCCGTGGCCGCCGTGGCCGCCATCGGCATGGGCTTCGCGGAAGCGGGCTACATGCCGCGGTCCGAGCTGATCGCGCCGAAGTGGAGTCGCCTCGAGCCTCTCGGCAAACTCAAGAACTTGTTCTCTCCGGTCAGTGGTGCGACCAACACGCTGCTTTCTCTGGCGCGCGTCGGCGTCGTGGGAGCCGTCGCCTACTCGGTGTGCGCCGACGCGTTTCCGAAATTGTCGCGCCTGTCGCGCGCGCCGTTGGCCGGCGGCGTTGCAGCGGTCGTCGACGTTGCGTCGCGTCTCGCACTTTGGGCCAGTGTTGCGCTCGCGGTCCTTGCCGCCGTGGACTACGTGCAGGCGTGGTTCAAGCACGAGAAGCAGATCCGCATGAGCCGTCAGGAGATCAAGGACGAGTTCAAACAGCAGGAAGGTGACCCTAGGGTCAAAGGTCGCCAGCGCGCCAAGGCGCGGGAGCTGGTGCGGCGCAACATCGCGAAGGAGTTGAAGACTGCCGACGTGGTGGTGACCAACCCGACCCACGTCGCGGTGGCGTTGCGCTATCGGCCACAAGAGGGCGCCCCCGTCGTGGTTGCGAAGGGCTATGACGAAGTGGCCCAGTACATAAAAAAGCTGGCCAAGGAGTTCGATGTGCCGACGGTGGAAAACGTGCCGCTGGCGCGCGGACTGGCGGATCGCGTGCGGGTGGGAAAGACCATCCCCATGGACCTCTACGCTGCCGTCGCCGAGGTCTTGGCCTTCGTCTACCGACTGCGCGGTCGAGGTCGGAGAGCATGA
- a CDS encoding flagellar biosynthetic protein FliR: protein MNVLDQLLRLELYAFLLEGVRILGVVLIAPLAWSVAPVRVRAGLVLLLTVVAHGRTPADPSVGQSLLNLVFALCSEFVVGLSMGFVVRLGIAVAEVAAEAIGPLIGLGVAQVFDPSISGTQTVLAKLFRHFAILLAVVLGVHRVVLGAVLASFRVLPPGTASGVHATVPSILELSANTLAAGVRIAVPIIAILFMTQVALAFISRAAPAMQIFSIGFAVTLIVGMSVLILAAPDMGHQVMSELSHTGRRIEELLLVLSTG from the coding sequence GTGAACGTACTCGATCAGCTCCTTCGGCTCGAACTCTACGCCTTCCTGCTCGAGGGTGTGCGAATTCTGGGTGTGGTGCTGATCGCTCCCCTGGCCTGGTCCGTGGCGCCGGTTCGCGTGCGCGCCGGTCTGGTCTTGCTGCTGACCGTCGTGGCTCACGGTCGCACTCCGGCGGATCCGAGCGTGGGGCAGTCGCTGCTGAACCTGGTGTTCGCGTTGTGCAGCGAGTTCGTCGTGGGGCTCTCCATGGGTTTCGTCGTGCGGCTGGGGATCGCCGTGGCGGAAGTCGCGGCGGAGGCCATTGGACCGTTGATCGGCCTCGGCGTGGCGCAAGTGTTCGACCCGAGCATTTCGGGGACGCAAACGGTGCTGGCGAAGCTGTTTCGCCACTTCGCCATCTTGCTGGCGGTGGTGCTGGGGGTGCACCGGGTCGTGCTGGGCGCGGTGCTGGCGAGCTTTCGCGTTCTACCGCCGGGCACGGCCTCCGGCGTGCACGCGACGGTGCCGAGCATCCTGGAGCTGAGCGCGAACACGCTGGCAGCAGGAGTGCGCATCGCCGTCCCGATCATCGCAATCCTGTTCATGACTCAGGTGGCGTTGGCGTTCATCTCCCGCGCTGCTCCCGCCATGCAGATCTTTTCCATCGGTTTCGCCGTGACGCTCATCGTGGGGATGAGCGTGCTGATTCTGGCTGCGCCAGACATGGGACACCAAGTGATGTCCGAGCTGTCGCACACCGGTCGCCGCATCGAAGAGCTGTTGCTCGTGCTGTCTACGGGGTGA
- a CDS encoding flagellar biosynthetic protein FliQ: MSTDGAVELLRNAMIVTAMIAGPLLAAALLVGLVVGVLQAATQVNEASISFVTKLIAIAFTFLVLGSWTLRQMVDYTHRTIASISDVTR; this comes from the coding sequence GTGAGCACCGACGGCGCGGTCGAGCTCCTGCGCAATGCGATGATCGTCACCGCCATGATCGCCGGGCCGCTTCTGGCGGCCGCACTCTTGGTTGGTCTCGTCGTGGGCGTGCTGCAGGCGGCCACTCAAGTCAACGAAGCAAGCATCAGCTTCGTCACCAAGCTCATCGCCATTGCCTTTACGTTCTTGGTGCTGGGGTCTTGGACGTTGCGGCAGATGGTGGACTACACGCATCGAACCATTGCCTCAATCTCTGACGTGACGCGGTGA
- the fliP gene encoding flagellar type III secretion system pore protein FliP (The bacterial flagellar biogenesis protein FliP forms a type III secretion system (T3SS)-type pore required for flagellar assembly.) encodes MNDVDGLLQSGQLAPSLKILAIVTVLSLLPAIVLTCTSFVRTVIVLSFVRQGVGTQTPPSQVIIGLSLFLTLFTMAPVFDEMKQNAYDPYQAGQISEMQALDRAVIPLKRFMLRQTREADLRLFYDVTKEPLPASADEVPLRLAVPAFVVSELTTAFQMGVIVLLPFLVVDLAVASLLMSMGMMMVPPTTLSLPIKLLLFVLVDGWSLLAGSLLRSFL; translated from the coding sequence ATGAACGACGTGGACGGACTGCTGCAGAGCGGGCAGCTGGCGCCGTCCCTGAAGATCCTCGCGATCGTCACGGTTCTTTCGCTGCTGCCGGCGATCGTCCTGACCTGTACGTCCTTCGTGCGTACGGTGATCGTGCTGTCCTTCGTGCGTCAAGGCGTCGGGACCCAGACGCCACCCAGTCAAGTCATCATTGGACTATCGCTGTTCTTGACCCTGTTCACCATGGCGCCGGTTTTCGACGAGATGAAGCAGAACGCCTACGATCCGTATCAAGCCGGGCAGATCAGCGAGATGCAGGCTCTGGACCGCGCGGTGATCCCCCTCAAGCGCTTCATGCTGCGGCAGACGCGTGAAGCTGACCTGCGCCTGTTCTACGATGTCACCAAGGAACCGCTCCCCGCGAGCGCAGACGAAGTCCCGCTGCGGTTGGCGGTGCCGGCGTTCGTGGTGTCGGAGTTGACCACGGCCTTCCAAATGGGGGTGATCGTGCTGCTGCCGTTCTTGGTGGTCGACCTGGCTGTGGCCTCCCTGTTGATGAGCATGGGCATGATGATGGTGCCGCCAACGACCCTTTCATTGCCGATCAAACTGTTGCTGTTCGTGCTGGTGGATGGCTGGAGCCTGTTGGCCGGATCCCTCCTCAGGAGTTTCCTGTGA
- a CDS encoding flagellar biosynthetic protein FliO produces MKRAALTVGLVLTLIAVPVFGQAADAPDASADAPRSWLSNRGSSTPLELATRDASPSPWRSGALIFVLAGLGGAALWLRTRRKGRAVKQEVPALRVVASTRIGPKAQVVVTRVGGRDLLLGVTEHSVQKLAWLEPLPDSAPESAMELASEPEGAARDAWEEPLASPAASRAPALSTRQQSEGSGFRDVLMTALGRPGAAPEATPAAVALAAETEDRYVPSRRRSEMVEVESQAAGLIARLDGLS; encoded by the coding sequence ATGAAGCGCGCAGCGCTCACAGTCGGACTGGTACTGACTCTGATCGCAGTGCCAGTGTTCGGACAGGCCGCGGATGCGCCCGACGCTTCCGCCGACGCTCCGCGCAGTTGGCTCTCGAATCGCGGTAGTAGTACGCCGCTGGAGTTGGCGACGCGCGATGCGAGTCCCTCGCCTTGGCGAAGCGGGGCTCTGATATTCGTGCTGGCGGGGCTTGGCGGGGCGGCGCTTTGGCTGCGCACACGCCGCAAGGGCAGGGCGGTAAAGCAGGAAGTGCCAGCGCTGCGGGTCGTTGCCAGCACGCGTATTGGTCCCAAGGCACAGGTGGTAGTGACGCGCGTCGGCGGCCGAGACCTGCTGCTTGGGGTCACCGAACACTCGGTGCAGAAACTGGCGTGGTTGGAGCCGCTGCCGGACTCGGCGCCGGAATCAGCGATGGAACTGGCGTCGGAGCCCGAAGGGGCTGCCCGCGACGCGTGGGAAGAACCACTGGCGTCGCCTGCAGCCTCGCGGGCGCCGGCGCTCAGCACTCGGCAGCAGTCCGAGGGGTCAGGCTTTCGCGACGTGCTGATGACCGCACTGGGTCGACCGGGTGCAGCCCCTGAGGCGACGCCAGCCGCTGTGGCCCTGGCCGCGGAGACCGAGGACCGCTACGTGCCCAGCCGACGTCGCAGCGAGATGGTGGAAGTCGAGAGCCAGGCGGCTGGCCTCATCGCGAGACTGGACGGCCTGTCATGA
- the fliN gene encoding flagellar motor switch protein FliN: MSDSSLSPPPHPMSAERRPSVLPAAGMEGSVSPIAAGVAAAPPPPALRGIDSLGFVMDVPVELTIELGRKALKISEVLRLGPGSVIELSKANGEPLDIYVNNRLIARGEAVVVGERYGIRLTEVLVNEETRKVGQ, encoded by the coding sequence ATGAGCGACTCGAGCCTCAGTCCCCCGCCCCACCCCATGTCCGCAGAACGCCGACCGTCGGTATTGCCGGCCGCGGGGATGGAAGGAAGCGTGTCCCCCATCGCCGCAGGCGTGGCCGCGGCGCCGCCGCCACCTGCTCTGCGTGGCATCGACTCCCTGGGTTTCGTGATGGACGTACCCGTGGAGCTCACCATCGAGCTCGGGCGCAAGGCGCTCAAGATCTCCGAAGTGCTGCGTCTAGGACCAGGCTCCGTGATCGAGCTCTCGAAGGCCAACGGCGAGCCCTTGGACATCTACGTGAACAACCGCTTGATCGCGCGGGGCGAAGCGGTGGTCGTCGGCGAGCGCTACGGCATTCGCTTGACCGAGGTGTTGGTCAACGAGGAAACGCGAAAGGTCGGGCAATGA
- a CDS encoding FliM/FliN family flagellar motor C-terminal domain-containing protein: MIRSIAPGSLPGSLAPGALSDPPRIPSHRPVDLSERPRRRPDSGGPRLLDLTGKERHLRAAMHAMGLVAQNFSRAARRTLPFLVRRRARLVPDAVAISDAFSYSETAPDLSFEVRLEDDDSPAWGRLTLDAGTLGLLLDGALGGDSADVAALSGDLTLAQSALVGRIARSLAEDLCSAVKDAVGLQMKIVASHTLRAGEPFDAPETDGLSVNCLFDGVGEGCSIRIAVSAEVLEAAVREQHAEEEPTAGDPRMGEAVLDVPVEVVAVLGTLTLGLRQVLTLHVGQVLRLPVAVDDAVWVRVAGLTKFEAAPVVSRGQIGVRVSGRHEE; the protein is encoded by the coding sequence ATGATCCGATCGATTGCCCCTGGATCCCTGCCTGGCAGTCTGGCGCCGGGCGCCCTCTCGGACCCACCGCGCATTCCTTCTCACCGTCCCGTCGATCTCTCGGAGAGACCTCGACGACGACCCGATAGTGGGGGACCGCGGCTGCTGGACCTGACGGGGAAGGAACGACACCTGCGAGCCGCCATGCACGCCATGGGGCTCGTCGCGCAGAACTTCTCCCGCGCGGCCCGCCGCACGCTACCGTTCTTGGTGCGAAGGCGAGCGCGCTTGGTCCCCGACGCAGTTGCCATCAGCGACGCGTTTTCCTACTCCGAGACCGCTCCGGATCTGTCCTTCGAGGTGCGTCTGGAGGACGATGACAGTCCCGCCTGGGGTCGGCTGACCCTGGACGCCGGGACTTTGGGATTACTCCTCGACGGCGCGCTGGGTGGGGACTCGGCTGATGTAGCTGCGCTGTCGGGGGACTTGACGCTGGCCCAGTCGGCCCTGGTGGGGCGCATCGCGCGCTCCCTGGCCGAGGACTTGTGTTCGGCCGTGAAAGACGCAGTGGGGCTGCAGATGAAGATCGTGGCTTCCCACACGCTGCGTGCGGGTGAGCCCTTCGACGCTCCCGAGACCGATGGTCTCAGCGTCAATTGCTTGTTCGACGGCGTGGGGGAAGGCTGCTCCATCCGTATCGCCGTGAGCGCCGAGGTTCTGGAGGCAGCCGTTCGCGAACAGCACGCAGAGGAGGAACCCACCGCGGGGGACCCGCGCATGGGCGAGGCCGTGCTCGACGTGCCTGTGGAAGTCGTCGCCGTGCTCGGAACTTTGACACTGGGACTACGTCAAGTTTTGACACTTCACGTAGGACAGGTACTGCGTCTGCCCGTGGCAGTGGACGATGCAGTCTGGGTTCGCGTCGCAGGATTGACCAAATTCGAGGCCGCTCCGGTGGTCTCGCGGGGTCAAATCGGGGTACGCGTTTCGGGTCGGCACGAAGAATGA
- a CDS encoding flagellar basal body-associated FliL family protein: MEDDDAKPEEGQEPKKSKKKLLFIIVGVVLLAGVGVGGAFLGPKLMGKDQAQVAPEPAASAQEEAISATATMAPIVVDLRDAEDSIHHMKVVLSFELSEGTTEDDFKKYSPRGRELAIAYLRSQTFEFVTEPKNFPKVSKELTSRATEGIGAKRIQRALITDFVSQ, from the coding sequence ATGGAAGACGACGACGCGAAACCGGAGGAGGGCCAAGAGCCGAAAAAGTCCAAGAAGAAGCTCCTCTTCATCATCGTTGGTGTCGTGCTACTGGCCGGTGTCGGTGTGGGTGGGGCCTTCCTGGGACCCAAGCTGATGGGCAAGGACCAAGCGCAGGTCGCCCCCGAACCTGCTGCTTCTGCTCAAGAAGAGGCAATCAGTGCGACGGCGACCATGGCGCCTATCGTCGTGGACCTGCGCGACGCAGAAGACTCGATTCACCACATGAAGGTCGTGCTGAGCTTCGAGCTGAGCGAAGGCACCACTGAAGACGACTTCAAGAAGTACTCGCCGCGCGGACGGGAGTTGGCGATTGCCTACTTGCGTTCGCAGACCTTCGAATTCGTCACGGAACCCAAGAATTTCCCGAAGGTGAGCAAAGAGCTCACGTCGCGCGCGACGGAAGGCATCGGGGCCAAACGTATCCAGCGCGCCTTGATCACGGACTTCGTGTCGCAGTGA
- a CDS encoding flagellar hook protein FlgE, with the protein MVLRAMYSGVSGLRAEGEALGVVGDNIANVNTVGFKGQRVIFHDVLGHSILAGSASALPGSGVRVGGIQQLFTQGSLANTGVSTDVALSGDGFFVVQGTVAGVSGNFYTRAGQFVINNEGYLVNSSNLQVQGYAANPDGTFAASVSSLKVPTAALPPAATSAIEMTANLDSSATTPTLPWDAQDPANTSNFSSSITVYDSLGNSHNLDVYFRKTGANTWEYHALANGDELQPPVPGLNVEVGTGSLTFTTNGALNTVTASTPISISYAGATASQAITLDFGTPISGGGTGLDGTTQFASPSNISAQSQDGYSSGDFAGVTVDGQGVVMGLYTNGQKVAVGQLGIAKFRANEGLGRAGQGLWIETRDSGTAAMGTAASGGRGAVSAGALESSNVDLAEEFVGLIQHQRSFSANSKTITTADEMLQELINIKR; encoded by the coding sequence GCAGAGGGCGAAGCGCTCGGTGTCGTTGGCGACAACATCGCTAACGTCAACACCGTGGGCTTCAAAGGTCAGCGCGTCATCTTCCACGACGTGCTCGGGCACTCGATTCTTGCCGGCAGCGCTTCCGCGCTTCCGGGGTCGGGCGTTCGGGTTGGTGGGATCCAGCAGCTCTTCACTCAGGGCTCGTTGGCGAACACTGGCGTGTCCACGGACGTTGCCCTCAGCGGCGACGGCTTCTTCGTGGTGCAAGGCACGGTGGCCGGAGTCTCGGGTAACTTCTATACCCGCGCAGGCCAGTTCGTGATCAACAACGAAGGCTACCTCGTGAACTCGAGCAACCTTCAGGTCCAGGGCTACGCCGCCAACCCGGACGGAACCTTTGCAGCGAGTGTCTCCTCGCTCAAGGTGCCGACGGCGGCGCTTCCACCGGCTGCCACCTCGGCTATCGAGATGACCGCCAACCTGGATTCGTCGGCCACCACTCCTACGCTACCCTGGGATGCGCAGGATCCGGCCAACACCAGCAACTTCTCGAGCTCGATCACGGTGTACGACTCCCTGGGTAATTCCCACAACCTGGACGTGTACTTCCGTAAGACGGGCGCCAACACTTGGGAGTACCACGCTCTCGCCAACGGCGACGAGCTGCAGCCCCCAGTGCCCGGGTTGAACGTCGAGGTTGGCACTGGCAGCCTCACCTTCACCACCAACGGCGCTCTCAACACGGTCACGGCCAGCACGCCGATCAGCATCTCCTACGCGGGAGCAACGGCGTCCCAGGCCATCACTCTGGACTTCGGCACTCCGATCTCCGGTGGTGGCACGGGTTTGGACGGTACGACCCAGTTTGCGTCTCCGTCGAACATCTCGGCGCAGTCCCAGGACGGTTACTCGTCCGGCGACTTTGCCGGCGTGACCGTCGACGGTCAGGGCGTCGTGATGGGCCTGTACACCAACGGTCAGAAGGTCGCCGTGGGCCAGCTTGGCATCGCCAAGTTCCGCGCCAACGAAGGCCTGGGCCGCGCAGGGCAGGGCCTCTGGATCGAAACCCGCGACAGTGGGACCGCCGCCATGGGCACCGCAGCAAGCGGTGGTCGAGGTGCCGTTTCCGCGGGCGCGCTCGAGAGTTCGAACGTCGACTTGGCCGAGGAGTTCGTGGGGCTGATTCAGCACCAGCGTTCGTTCTCAGCGAACTCGAAGACGATCACTACCGCTGACGAGATGCTTCAAGAGCTCATCAACATCAAGCGGTAA